A genomic stretch from Actinomycetota bacterium includes:
- a CDS encoding HD domain-containing protein encodes MRVLIAERHLTIAESLAKIIEAAGNAEVTAQVTSAAEALESGRKSAPDVALIDLALSPDCALVSALHRLSPETRIIVMSERAAPATGVIDALASGAVGAIYRDASMEELSRILMSSSRHNPAVPGEATAILLESYLNSLSDRRKRDLATIEALAAAVEVRDLETGQHLRRVTSLAETCLDKIDPDLARNEEVRFGFTLHDVGKIGVPDAVLNKVGPLTDEEWKSMRQHPELGVKIVEPIGFSSAATDIILSHHERFDGGGYPFGLAREEIPITARAFAVVDAFDAMTSDRPYRSAMPTDRALELIHANAGTQFDPEVADVLIDLTA; translated from the coding sequence GTGAGGGTGTTGATCGCCGAGCGTCATCTGACTATCGCGGAATCTCTAGCCAAGATCATCGAAGCAGCCGGCAACGCAGAGGTGACTGCGCAGGTCACTTCGGCCGCGGAGGCTTTGGAGTCCGGACGTAAGTCCGCTCCCGACGTGGCCTTGATCGACCTCGCCCTGTCGCCGGACTGCGCTCTCGTTTCGGCGCTGCATCGCCTCTCGCCGGAGACCCGCATCATCGTGATGTCCGAGCGCGCCGCGCCTGCGACCGGCGTGATCGATGCGCTCGCCTCTGGGGCCGTGGGTGCCATCTACCGAGATGCGTCGATGGAGGAACTCAGCCGCATCCTGATGTCCTCCAGCCGCCACAACCCAGCTGTTCCGGGTGAGGCGACCGCGATACTCCTGGAGTCGTACCTCAACTCTCTGTCCGACCGCAGAAAGAGGGATCTCGCCACCATCGAAGCTCTCGCGGCTGCGGTGGAGGTGCGCGATCTGGAGACCGGACAGCATCTGCGCCGCGTGACCTCCCTCGCCGAGACCTGTTTGGACAAGATCGACCCTGACCTGGCTAGGAACGAGGAGGTGCGGTTCGGGTTCACGCTGCACGACGTCGGAAAGATCGGCGTCCCCGACGCGGTCCTCAACAAGGTGGGTCCGCTCACGGACGAGGAGTGGAAGAGCATGCGGCAGCACCCGGAGCTCGGGGTGAAGATCGTGGAGCCCATCGGCTTCTCTTCCGCCGCGACCGACATCATCCTGAGCCACCACGAACGTTTCGACGGCGGCGGCTATCCCTTCGGCCTCGCCCGCGAGGAGATACCGATCACCGCCCGCGCCTTCGCGGTAGTCGATGCTTTCGACGCCATGACGTCGGACCGCCCCTACCGGTCGGCGATGCCCACCGACCGGGCGCTAGAGCTGATCCACGCCAACGCCGGCACGCAATTCGACCCGGAGGTAGCGGACGTCCTGATCGACCTGACCGCCTAG
- a CDS encoding response regulator transcription factor yields MTINVLIVEDHTVVSQGLEAMLADVDDLNLLGTRTSGEEAISASEADDVAVMLMDVSLSGSMNGIEATKRIKETKPETKILVLTMYTDPATVAEAIKAGADGYMSKGASREALLQGIRDVAQGRSVLDPTVTEGVFGRLGGRDSRALSDREVSVLQGLSNGLSTKEVASEMHLSEETIKTYLKQVFRKLQVRDRTEAVAEAFRRGLIH; encoded by the coding sequence ATGACGATCAACGTTCTGATCGTCGAAGATCACACCGTCGTCTCTCAAGGTCTGGAGGCGATGCTCGCCGACGTGGACGACCTGAACCTCCTCGGGACGCGCACCTCCGGCGAAGAGGCCATCAGCGCGAGCGAAGCGGACGACGTGGCGGTGATGCTGATGGACGTGAGCCTGAGTGGGTCGATGAACGGCATCGAAGCCACCAAGCGGATCAAAGAGACGAAGCCGGAGACCAAGATCCTCGTGCTGACGATGTACACCGATCCGGCAACCGTCGCGGAGGCGATCAAAGCTGGAGCGGACGGCTACATGTCGAAAGGCGCTTCGCGCGAGGCGTTGCTACAGGGGATCAGAGACGTCGCACAGGGCCGGTCCGTGCTAGACCCCACGGTGACCGAAGGCGTGTTCGGACGGCTGGGCGGCCGCGACTCCCGCGCTCTCAGCGACCGCGAGGTGTCGGTACTGCAGGGGTTGAGCAACGGTCTCTCCACCAAAGAGGTGGCCTCCGAGATGCACCTGTCGGAGGAAACGATCAAGACGTACCTCAAGCAGGTGTTTCGCAAGCTGCAGGTGAGAGATCGAACGGAGGCCGTCGCCGAGGCATTCCGCCGCGGTCTGATCCACTAG
- a CDS encoding DUF2505 domain-containing protein, giving the protein MDFKITHHFEASPDEVADALIDEDFQASLADVASLSEREVILQEERRDGSILRRIRCVLDIDVSGAAKKFLGGAKPSWIEEARWDPGARRWTWTIHPEVAAELMSAGGHIDVGKQGSGACRTVSGSVKVKVPLYGSKVEGWIVSGIEAAYDEEAERLAEWLERENRSARSPT; this is encoded by the coding sequence GTGGACTTCAAGATCACCCACCACTTCGAGGCAAGCCCGGACGAGGTCGCGGACGCACTGATAGACGAGGACTTCCAGGCGTCTTTGGCCGACGTGGCGTCGCTCTCGGAGCGAGAGGTCATCCTCCAGGAAGAGCGGCGCGACGGGAGCATCCTGCGCCGGATCCGGTGCGTCCTCGACATAGACGTCTCCGGCGCGGCGAAGAAGTTCCTCGGGGGCGCCAAGCCGTCTTGGATCGAGGAGGCCCGGTGGGATCCCGGCGCGAGGCGCTGGACCTGGACGATCCACCCCGAAGTCGCCGCCGAGCTGATGTCCGCCGGCGGGCACATCGATGTCGGAAAGCAGGGCTCGGGCGCCTGCCGGACGGTGTCCGGTAGCGTGAAAGTGAAGGTTCCTCTCTACGGCTCAAAGGTCGAGGGCTGGATCGTTAGCGGGATCGAAGCCGCCTACGACGAGGAGGCCGAGCGGCTCGCGGAGTGGCTGGAGCGCGAAAACCGATCGGCGCGTTCTCCCACTTAA
- the glnA gene encoding type I glutamate--ammonia ligase, giving the protein MAASPSDVLKLGQQSGAQFVDIRFSDLPGLMQHFSMPFDELGEDAFEEGFGFDGSSIRGFQEIQESDMLLVPDAETAVMDPFRQHPTMIINAFVKDPVTGEFYTRDPRYIAKKASDYMNGSGVADRAYFGPEAEFYIFDSIRFDQNQHSAFHYIDAVEGAWNSGAEEGGRNLGYKPRYKEGYFPVPPMDHYQDLRSEMVVILRQLGIPVEIHHHEVGTAGQSEIDMGFDDLLPMADRLMLYKYVVKNVALRAGKTVTFMPKPIFQDNGSGMHVHMSLWKDGESLMFDELGYAQLSDTARWYIGGLLEHAGSLLALCAPTTNSYKRLVPGYEAPVNLVYSQRNRSAAVRIPLYSKSPKSKRIEFRCPDPSCNPYLAFPALLMAGLDGIRNKIEPPDPMDKDLYELPPEQLAEVPQVPGSLDAALDALENDHDYLLEGGVFTQDVIDHWIDYKRVREVDEIRLRPHPWEFHLYYDI; this is encoded by the coding sequence ATGGCAGCAAGTCCGTCCGACGTCCTGAAGCTCGGTCAGCAGAGCGGGGCGCAGTTCGTAGATATCCGATTCTCGGACCTCCCAGGTCTGATGCAGCACTTCTCGATGCCTTTCGACGAGCTCGGTGAAGACGCGTTCGAGGAGGGGTTCGGCTTCGACGGCTCCTCGATCCGGGGGTTCCAAGAGATCCAGGAATCGGACATGCTCCTTGTACCCGACGCGGAGACCGCGGTGATGGATCCGTTCCGCCAGCACCCGACGATGATCATCAACGCGTTCGTGAAGGACCCGGTGACCGGCGAGTTCTACACGCGCGACCCCCGTTACATAGCGAAGAAGGCCAGCGACTACATGAACGGGTCCGGGGTCGCCGATCGGGCCTACTTCGGTCCCGAGGCCGAGTTCTACATCTTCGACTCGATCCGCTTCGATCAGAACCAGCACTCCGCGTTCCACTACATCGACGCGGTCGAGGGGGCGTGGAACTCGGGCGCGGAAGAGGGCGGTCGGAACCTGGGCTACAAGCCGCGCTACAAGGAGGGCTACTTCCCCGTCCCTCCCATGGACCACTACCAGGACCTTCGCTCGGAGATGGTGGTCATCCTTCGTCAGCTCGGCATCCCGGTGGAGATCCACCATCACGAGGTGGGGACCGCCGGGCAGAGCGAGATCGACATGGGCTTCGACGACCTCCTGCCGATGGCGGACCGGTTGATGCTCTACAAGTACGTCGTCAAGAACGTGGCGCTGCGGGCGGGCAAGACCGTCACGTTCATGCCGAAGCCGATCTTCCAAGACAACGGCTCCGGCATGCACGTCCACATGTCGTTGTGGAAGGACGGCGAGTCGCTCATGTTCGACGAGCTCGGATACGCGCAGCTCTCGGACACCGCGCGCTGGTACATCGGCGGTCTCCTCGAGCACGCCGGATCGCTGCTCGCGCTATGCGCCCCGACTACGAACTCGTACAAGAGGCTGGTACCGGGCTACGAGGCGCCGGTGAACCTCGTGTACTCGCAGCGGAACCGGTCCGCCGCCGTTCGCATCCCGCTGTACTCGAAGTCGCCGAAGAGCAAGCGCATCGAGTTTCGTTGCCCCGATCCCTCCTGCAACCCGTACCTCGCGTTCCCCGCGTTGCTCATGGCGGGGCTCGACGGGATCCGCAACAAGATCGAGCCGCCGGACCCGATGGACAAGGACCTCTACGAGCTGCCGCCCGAGCAGCTGGCAGAGGTCCCGCAGGTTCCGGGGTCGCTAGATGCCGCGCTCGACGCTCTCGAGAACGACCACGATTACCTGCTCGAGGGCGGCGTGTTCACGCAAGACGTGATCGATCACTGGATCGACTACAAGAGGGTGCGAGAGGTAGACGAGATCAGGCTGCGCCCGCACCCGTGGGAGTTCCACCTGTACTACGACATCTAG
- a CDS encoding C40 family peptidase, producing the protein MGFGKQRHTTVKRVGTSAVGAVVAAALVVVAPAAPADAHTRDKVRRQRAHVRERGKSQIGANYSYGGTTPRGFDCSGYTRWTFQEHGANLPHSSIDQFELAKRRGYRRIWKKSRLRVGDLVFHKTTSARVGHAGIYIGRGKFISSTSSDGVRVRSLYDPYYWGPRFVGGTRVPSLIKN; encoded by the coding sequence ATGGGTTTCGGGAAACAACGTCACACGACGGTGAAGCGGGTTGGGACGAGCGCGGTCGGGGCCGTCGTTGCGGCTGCACTGGTCGTGGTTGCACCCGCCGCGCCCGCGGACGCACACACGAGAGACAAGGTCCGTCGCCAGCGGGCGCACGTCCGAGAGCGCGGGAAGAGTCAGATCGGGGCGAACTACTCCTACGGCGGGACCACCCCGAGGGGCTTCGATTGCTCTGGGTACACGCGCTGGACGTTTCAGGAGCACGGCGCGAACCTCCCTCACTCCTCGATCGACCAGTTCGAGCTCGCGAAGCGTCGAGGTTACCGGCGGATCTGGAAGAAGAGCCGGTTGCGGGTCGGCGACCTCGTGTTCCACAAGACCACCAGCGCGCGCGTAGGTCATGCCGGCATATACATCGGGAGGGGCAAGTTCATCTCCTCCACCTCGTCCGACGGGGTCCGCGTGCGGTCGCTCTACGACCCGTATTACTGGGGACCACGCTTCGTGGGTGGAACACGCGTTCCATCGCTGATCAAGAACTAG
- a CDS encoding sensor histidine kinase yields MSGAIALGALIAAWRGPVDMPDMPNFLFWVALLLAAELLPVSLGFDTRVTMSLPIMIAIALLFEPAIAMTMAALGAFDGREFRGEIPLWRSVFNRSQVILAIGAASFVVRTVDDGSFDRFPTGALVTVGGILIFVAINLGLVALMLHRDRGLSMREAFETLVPRPVGGFLLSQAVLGALGVATAAAYQEIQFFVAAFLIPLLFARLSLLGARAQQELAQQVQEQQRALLDATEKVFSDREEERNLIAENIHDSALQLLVGAAYAAGNARTYVEEGRLSEARAALASTKGAVEDAIADLRSSLTDLRRSSIGAGGLMATIEAFAEQMRILWSADIRIEGGTEEEPPIPVSLAAFQILQEGLTNALKHSAVRKVVVRVSEYDGMVHISVEDEGPGFDVSAEPGPQHLGLRLMRERAARVGGRLELQSTPGSGTRLEAVLPGRAAR; encoded by the coding sequence TTGAGCGGAGCTATCGCCCTCGGCGCGTTGATAGCAGCCTGGCGCGGGCCCGTGGATATGCCCGACATGCCGAACTTCTTGTTCTGGGTCGCGCTGCTCCTCGCGGCCGAACTTCTGCCGGTATCTCTCGGCTTCGACACCCGAGTGACGATGTCACTGCCGATCATGATCGCGATCGCGCTCCTATTCGAGCCAGCCATAGCGATGACGATGGCAGCGCTGGGAGCCTTCGACGGGCGGGAGTTCAGGGGCGAGATCCCATTGTGGCGATCGGTGTTCAACCGAAGCCAGGTGATCCTCGCGATCGGGGCCGCCTCTTTCGTCGTCCGTACCGTCGACGACGGCTCGTTCGACCGATTCCCTACCGGCGCGCTCGTCACCGTGGGCGGCATCTTGATATTCGTCGCGATCAACCTTGGCCTGGTCGCCCTCATGTTGCATCGAGACAGGGGTCTCAGTATGCGCGAAGCGTTCGAGACCCTTGTGCCGCGGCCCGTCGGGGGCTTCCTGCTGTCACAGGCCGTTCTGGGTGCCCTTGGTGTCGCGACGGCCGCCGCGTACCAGGAGATCCAGTTCTTCGTGGCGGCCTTCTTGATACCGCTGCTCTTCGCGCGGCTCAGCCTGCTGGGCGCCCGCGCTCAACAGGAGCTGGCGCAGCAGGTCCAAGAGCAACAAAGGGCGCTCCTGGACGCGACGGAGAAAGTGTTTTCGGACCGCGAGGAAGAGCGCAACCTGATCGCCGAGAACATCCACGACTCAGCCCTCCAACTGCTCGTCGGAGCCGCGTACGCGGCGGGAAACGCCCGGACCTATGTCGAAGAAGGCCGACTCTCGGAGGCACGCGCCGCTCTGGCCTCCACGAAAGGGGCGGTGGAAGACGCGATCGCCGATCTCAGATCGTCGCTTACCGACCTACGCCGTTCGTCCATCGGGGCAGGCGGATTGATGGCCACGATCGAGGCGTTCGCGGAACAGATGCGTATCCTGTGGTCGGCCGATATCCGCATCGAGGGAGGGACCGAAGAAGAACCTCCTATCCCGGTCTCACTGGCCGCCTTCCAGATACTGCAAGAGGGGCTGACGAACGCGCTGAAGCATTCTGCGGTAAGAAAGGTAGTCGTGCGCGTAAGCGAGTATGACGGGATGGTTCACATCTCGGTCGAAGACGAAGGTCCCGGCTTCGATGTGTCGGCGGAACCCGGGCCGCAACACCTCGGCCTGAGGTTGATGAGGGAGCGAGCGGCCCGCGTGGGAGGGAGGTTAGAGCTGCAGTCCACGCCCGGCAGCGGGACCCGACTCGAGGCCGTTCTTCCGGGTCGCGCCGCACGATGA
- a CDS encoding bifunctional [glutamine synthetase] adenylyltransferase/[glutamine synthetase]-adenylyl-L-tyrosine phosphorylase, with amino-acid sequence MNLTEQQQHHPRVVALRGGSRSLSEFVAVDERAFELLTDDSGLPADDEYVAVFADAVARGGAAELRLEKRRRLATVAARDLAGELDLMVVGRQLSAIADAALSAALTYTEAPEALAVIAMGKLGGRELNYSSDIDLMFVTSDDEDPNGIAAAATAVLRELGAMTPEGQAFRIDMNLRPEGRSGPLVRSLSGYLEYYKRWAETWEFQALIKARAAAGNAELGGSFVDVTRPYVFERAASTEGVQSIRRMKERVEEHAVRTGRRSGATKHDVKLGPGGIRDIEFSIQLLQLVHGGSDSAVRSPNTLEAIDALVEGGYVAEDDGAGLSVDYRWLRNVEHRIQLWQERQLHVLPQQVEERGRIARSLGFRDTPEVSAADRFDHAHERVLADVRGRFEKLFYRPMVESLADTGATRLSQEALRERLRVLGFRDVERAARTLSGLVAGRDRRAKLFRVLTPAMLRFLAPTPQPDQGLFAFLRLGEALEGRVDALGALRDNPPGIEFLANVLGSGRFLGDVLIHVPEELSVIADARGPGRAKEPEQLLHEASSSLGWREPEARLDGLRRFKRRETLKVALSDLAGVCDLADVGAWLSAIAAACLDAALEDEDAFAVIGMGKVGGRELNYSSDIDVMFIHEGDPQKGEKTAERLLRAIGEVTPEGQAFRVDPALRPEGKSGPLSRSLDSYLEYYKRWGEPWEHQALIKARFLAGNAELADALISATRELAFPQRLAAPALEQMRHLKARMERERVPRGTDPRRHLKMGPGGLADVEFSVQLLQRLHGSEHEALRVPGTLHALEGAVAAGRIGADEAGRLEDAFRFLMKLRNRLFFIFGKPMDALPTKPEELEALGIAMGFRNQPRQELEERYLRVTRRARQVAQSLIYD; translated from the coding sequence GTGAACCTCACTGAGCAACAGCAGCATCATCCTCGTGTCGTCGCGCTGCGTGGTGGAAGCCGATCGTTGTCGGAGTTCGTGGCCGTCGATGAGCGGGCGTTCGAGCTCCTAACCGATGACTCTGGTCTGCCGGCAGACGACGAATACGTAGCGGTGTTCGCAGATGCGGTGGCGCGCGGTGGAGCCGCCGAGCTTCGCCTCGAGAAGCGGCGGCGTCTCGCAACGGTCGCGGCGCGCGACCTCGCGGGGGAGCTGGACCTGATGGTGGTCGGACGCCAGCTGTCGGCGATAGCCGATGCGGCATTATCAGCCGCACTCACCTACACGGAAGCACCAGAGGCGCTCGCCGTCATCGCGATGGGGAAGCTGGGAGGTCGCGAGCTCAACTACTCGTCTGACATCGACCTGATGTTCGTGACGAGCGACGACGAAGATCCGAACGGGATCGCGGCGGCAGCCACTGCCGTGTTGCGAGAGCTAGGTGCGATGACGCCCGAGGGGCAGGCCTTCCGCATCGACATGAATCTCCGCCCGGAGGGTCGCAGCGGTCCGCTGGTGCGTTCCTTGTCTGGCTATCTCGAGTACTACAAGCGGTGGGCCGAGACGTGGGAGTTCCAGGCTCTGATCAAAGCCAGAGCCGCGGCGGGTAACGCCGAGCTCGGTGGGAGTTTCGTAGATGTAACGCGGCCCTACGTCTTCGAGCGCGCGGCCTCGACCGAGGGTGTGCAGAGCATCCGGAGGATGAAGGAACGCGTCGAAGAACATGCCGTTCGGACGGGCCGCCGGAGTGGAGCTACCAAGCACGACGTGAAGCTGGGGCCCGGCGGGATCCGAGACATCGAGTTCTCGATCCAACTACTGCAGCTGGTCCATGGCGGGTCGGATTCCGCCGTGCGGTCGCCCAACACCCTGGAGGCGATCGACGCGCTGGTCGAGGGCGGCTACGTCGCGGAAGACGACGGTGCCGGTCTCTCGGTGGACTACCGGTGGCTGCGAAACGTGGAGCACCGGATCCAGCTGTGGCAGGAGCGACAGTTGCACGTCCTTCCGCAGCAAGTGGAAGAGAGAGGGCGGATCGCCCGCTCCCTCGGGTTTCGTGACACACCTGAGGTAAGTGCAGCGGACCGCTTCGACCACGCGCACGAACGGGTCCTCGCCGACGTGAGGGGGCGCTTCGAGAAGCTCTTCTATCGACCGATGGTGGAGTCACTGGCGGACACCGGAGCGACGCGTCTGTCGCAGGAAGCTCTCAGGGAGCGTCTGCGGGTGTTGGGGTTCCGCGATGTCGAGAGGGCCGCCCGCACCCTCTCCGGCCTGGTGGCAGGAAGGGACCGACGCGCGAAGCTCTTCCGCGTCCTGACGCCGGCGATGTTGCGGTTCCTCGCGCCGACCCCACAACCCGATCAGGGCTTGTTCGCGTTCCTCCGCTTGGGAGAGGCTCTGGAGGGGAGGGTCGACGCTCTCGGCGCTCTGCGAGACAACCCGCCGGGGATCGAGTTCCTGGCGAACGTGCTCGGCAGCGGCCGTTTCCTCGGCGACGTCCTCATCCATGTGCCAGAAGAGCTGTCGGTGATCGCCGACGCACGCGGGCCGGGACGCGCCAAGGAACCCGAGCAACTCTTGCACGAAGCGTCGTCGTCTCTGGGATGGCGGGAACCGGAGGCGCGCCTAGATGGCCTCAGGAGGTTCAAGCGACGAGAGACGCTGAAGGTCGCACTGAGCGATCTCGCGGGGGTCTGTGATCTCGCCGATGTAGGCGCCTGGCTGAGCGCGATCGCCGCAGCGTGCCTCGATGCCGCACTCGAAGATGAGGATGCCTTCGCCGTGATCGGCATGGGCAAGGTCGGTGGACGCGAGCTGAACTACTCGTCGGACATCGACGTCATGTTCATCCACGAAGGCGATCCGCAGAAGGGCGAGAAAACGGCGGAGCGTTTGTTGCGGGCGATAGGCGAGGTGACGCCGGAGGGGCAGGCGTTCCGCGTGGATCCAGCGCTTCGACCGGAGGGGAAGTCCGGCCCGCTCTCGCGTTCGTTGGACTCGTACCTCGAGTACTACAAGCGGTGGGGGGAGCCTTGGGAGCATCAAGCGCTGATCAAGGCCCGCTTCCTCGCGGGTAACGCGGAGCTCGCTGACGCGTTGATCTCGGCCACGCGCGAACTCGCTTTCCCGCAGCGTTTGGCCGCTCCCGCGCTCGAGCAGATGCGTCACCTCAAGGCTCGTATGGAGCGAGAGCGGGTGCCGCGCGGGACGGACCCGCGGCGTCATCTGAAGATGGGTCCCGGCGGCCTCGCGGACGTGGAGTTCTCGGTGCAGCTCTTGCAGAGGCTGCACGGTTCGGAGCATGAGGCGCTGCGCGTCCCCGGGACTTTGCACGCGCTGGAGGGCGCGGTAGCGGCGGGACGCATCGGCGCAGACGAAGCGGGGCGACTGGAGGACGCATTCCGCTTCCTCATGAAGTTGCGCAACAGGCTCTTCTTCATCTTCGGCAAGCCGATGGATGCTCTCCCGACCAAGCCCGAGGAGCTAGAGGCGCTTGGGATCGCGATGGGCTTTCGGAACCAGCCACGGCAGGAGCTAGAAGAGCGCTACCTCCGCGTCACGCGACGGGCGCGACAGGTAGCGCAGTCCCTGATCTACGACTAG
- a CDS encoding AhpC/TSA family protein — MSGRYSEFSAKGAEVAGIGMGIPEMAADFREKQNVAFPLLVDRTKETYRALEMKRGNLWEVMGPPNWPRYIKGMLAGHGVDKPKQDPLQMGGVLVVDRGGRVVYEFRSSVAAENPPVEEVLAALP, encoded by the coding sequence TTGAGCGGCCGGTATAGCGAGTTCAGCGCCAAGGGCGCGGAGGTAGCGGGCATCGGCATGGGGATCCCGGAGATGGCCGCGGACTTCCGCGAGAAACAGAACGTCGCGTTCCCCCTGCTCGTAGATCGCACCAAAGAGACGTACCGAGCGCTCGAGATGAAGCGCGGAAACCTGTGGGAGGTCATGGGGCCGCCGAACTGGCCGCGCTACATCAAAGGCATGCTCGCCGGGCACGGCGTCGACAAGCCGAAGCAGGACCCCTTGCAGATGGGTGGGGTGCTGGTGGTCGATCGAGGAGGACGGGTCGTTTACGAGTTCCGCTCCTCCGTAGCGGCGGAGAACCCGCCGGTAGAAGAGGTCCTCGCGGCTCTCCCATGA
- a CDS encoding glutamine synthetase family protein — protein sequence MERQQDYVLRTVEERGIRLVWLWFTDVLGFLKSFAVTAEELEQAFDEGIGFDGSAIEGFARVQESDMLARPDAGTFQIIPNRRDEEGGVARMFCDIYTPDGRPFWGDPRYVLRRNLEKAAERGFTFYVHPEMEFFVFKSAQDPVPIDVGGYFDFTPVAVTQELRRETIAVLERMGIPVEFSHHEVAPSQHEIDLRHADALTMADSVMTYRLVVKETAANRGMYATFMPKPTTDLPGSGMHTHLSLFEGDVNAFYDGSDEYHLSKVAKAFTAGLLVHAREITAVTNQWVNSYKRLITGRGYPVMEAPVYVCWGRHNRSALIRVPMYKPRKDQSTRIEFRSPDPACNPYLAFSVMLAAGLKGIDEGYELAPEATDNIYEMSENERRAKGIAQLPDDLFEAIHEMERSDLVAETLGEEVFEYLLRNKRAEWDQYKSYVSPYEVDRYLPLL from the coding sequence ATGGAACGACAGCAGGATTACGTGCTGCGAACGGTAGAAGAGCGGGGGATCCGCCTCGTGTGGCTGTGGTTCACAGACGTGCTCGGGTTCCTGAAGTCCTTCGCGGTCACCGCGGAGGAGCTAGAGCAGGCGTTCGACGAGGGGATCGGATTCGACGGATCAGCGATCGAGGGCTTCGCGCGCGTTCAGGAATCCGACATGCTCGCTCGACCCGACGCCGGGACGTTCCAGATCATCCCCAACCGCCGCGACGAAGAAGGCGGTGTCGCGAGGATGTTCTGTGACATCTATACGCCCGACGGACGGCCGTTCTGGGGCGACCCGCGTTACGTGCTGAGACGGAATCTCGAAAAGGCCGCGGAGCGCGGATTCACCTTCTATGTGCACCCCGAGATGGAGTTCTTCGTCTTCAAATCTGCACAAGATCCGGTTCCGATCGACGTGGGTGGTTACTTCGACTTCACGCCGGTCGCCGTGACGCAGGAGCTGCGGCGGGAGACGATCGCGGTCCTCGAGCGCATGGGCATCCCGGTCGAGTTCTCGCACCACGAAGTGGCTCCGTCGCAACACGAGATCGACCTACGTCACGCGGATGCCCTCACGATGGCCGATTCGGTCATGACGTATCGGTTGGTGGTGAAGGAGACGGCGGCCAACCGCGGGATGTACGCGACCTTCATGCCGAAGCCGACGACGGACCTCCCGGGCTCCGGGATGCACACGCACCTATCCCTGTTCGAGGGCGACGTGAACGCGTTCTATGACGGCTCCGACGAGTATCACCTTTCGAAGGTCGCGAAGGCGTTCACCGCGGGATTGCTCGTGCACGCGCGCGAGATCACCGCAGTGACGAATCAGTGGGTGAACTCGTACAAGAGGCTCATCACCGGCCGCGGGTACCCCGTCATGGAAGCCCCCGTTTATGTCTGCTGGGGGCGCCACAACCGCTCGGCGTTGATCCGCGTGCCCATGTACAAGCCGCGGAAGGACCAGTCGACTCGGATCGAGTTTCGTTCCCCCGATCCTGCTTGCAACCCTTACCTTGCGTTCTCGGTGATGCTCGCTGCCGGTCTCAAAGGGATCGACGAAGGTTACGAACTGGCGCCGGAAGCCACCGACAACATCTACGAGATGAGCGAGAACGAGCGACGGGCAAAGGGCATCGCGCAACTGCCGGACGACCTGTTCGAAGCGATCCACGAGATGGAGCGATCGGACCTCGTTGCGGAGACCCTAGGCGAAGAGGTATTCGAGTATCTGCTACGGAACAAGCGCGCGGAATGGGATCAATACAAGTCTTACGTCTCACCATACGAGGTCGACCGGTACCTCCCGCTGCTCTAG